The Manihot esculenta cultivar AM560-2 chromosome 8, M.esculenta_v8, whole genome shotgun sequence genomic interval CAGGAAGAGGATTGAAATTAGCCTTAATTAATTAACTCATCTTAATCTAGGCTCGGCTATTATTAACTGACACTGGATTGATGTTGCCctgcattattatattttaatatatataataataaatcaaattagATTATTGGAATTGAAATTTTAACATACTGAGTTCTACCTCTTATAGTAAGAATTAAtatagtaattttatatattatttggtaatatatatattggataaatttcatttcaattctaaattacaaatttaattacAGGATGAAGTTTAAAAGGCCTTGATGTGATGATGGGCTTCACTTTTAATACTACAAAATGAATAATTGTtgaatatatgcatgtttggaccCCTGATGGTTCTTTTAATTCCCTCACATTCAAGAGATGCTATAGCATGTAGGGACATTTGTGGTTATGATTTTATAGTCGACTGCCCAAAGGATTTCATACCAAATTTTAATTACTATCACTACAACACTGACCTATTCCGGCATTTTCTGTTCAAGGAAAGACCTTTAGACAAACCCATAAAGCTTTGATAGTAACGATGAAGAAACATATATAAGATACAATACAAGAACTTTAGACAAAGCCATAAAGCTTTGATAGCAAAATACTAGATTAGTGCAAGCTACCAGACCCTAAACGGCACTACAAAGTACAAACAGCATGCAGGATCAATCAGAgacttcctcaacatatataGTAATGTGCAGAAGCTTCACTTATTCTCCGATTATAGATAGTAGATTCTTCAAGATCCATTGTACATGTATACATCCTCACTGAATTCTGCAATGCCAAAATAATCAATACAGGAGATGTCAGAATCAAGAAATTAACAGATTAAGTATATGGATATATATGGTCTTACGTGTCACAGTTGGTGGAGGGGTCGATCTTGTAAGGAACGTTGACATGGCATTTGGCAGGAAGTCCGGCAGCCAGGCCAATGTTGTAGCTGTTGTAAGCAACTCCACTAGAACTGATTGCTGATTTCATGCACTTGCAGACGGTCCGGCGGTCAGGAGTGTTCTGTGCAGCGCTGAAAAGGTTCTTGATCCCAGTGCAGCACTGTCCAGGAACTTGCCCTCCTCGGAGTACATAGTTTATGCATGGGTACAAGTTGGTCACCACCTGTTCACATGTTACTGCTGCTCTGGAGACCTTTGGTGCACCCACCACAAGGCTCACTAGCACCAACCATGCCAAATACTTAAGGACTCGAGAGTttgccatgattttataaatttaggcCTGCAACTCAAGCGAAGACCATATGCAGTATGGGAGCCTGGTGAAGTTTGGTGTTTATATAAGCAAAAACTCAGCATTAATGAGAAATAGGAAGCAGTAGTATTGGTGGTTGGGATTAGTTAGGCGTTGTAATGGAACTTCATTGAGAGCTATAAATGCACAAGTAATTCATTTTTTTGTACATGTGCAAGAACAAATCCCTGGTTTCCCATAGAAATTTATGTGATGGGGGAGATGTAACAGAATGAAAAGAGGAGATGGCATCTCTCAGATTTAGTTTGATAGTGATtgcatttgaataaatttaataggTTTTATGTTTTACTCTCTTAATTATTGatcccatttaaaaaaaaagagattgcGTTAATCAAGAAAGCAGTAGTAGCCAACTGTGGAATTAAACGTAGACATTTATGTGATTGTAACTGTGACGTTATGGACTTGATGAATTTGTTGTCCTTTGTATTCCTAAGTTTAATGCCTATAATGTTCCAATCCACCCTCTACCCATAATTAAATAATCAGCTCTAATTCTCCATTTGGTATAAATctgtaatattaatttaaattcatgtaaatgattgaattattattatatatatcaaaattattagtaaatttaattACTGTTGCAATTTAAACTTAAACTAATCTCAAATAGTCATTCAgactaaaaaaacaaaattgcaGTTAATCAAACCCTTCATATTTTGTTTTCAGCCATATAAGTCCTATTTTTGATGGTGTTGATTAACCATaacaaaagttaataaaataaatttgatttttaaaatttttttatttggataACAAAtataagagagaaaaaaaaagaaaatttgtaaTTCCCAATCccttaaaatgaatttaaataatatttctcTTCAAATTATCAGATAATAAAGAGAAATGCATAGAaggtaatattatttatataaaaaaattttaaagccTTTTAATTTACAAGTTCTCTTTTTTATAAGATCGTGAAGTATAATAGTTATTACTTATGACggaaaaagaaaacaataaaaaggaaattaagttgatatataagtttttttttttcttccttaatTCCTCATAATTTTCCCTCACAATTACGGATTACAAAATGGGTAAAGCTGAAATGATCATATTAAAATGGTCCACAGCCAAGATCACCGATGAAGGCAGCAGTGAGCCCAATCAATGGCATCTTTATGTTTTGATTAAAGACCCATCGGAGATCACATTATCTAAACACAAGATGTTATCTTTTCTTCAGAGATTATACAAAGTTTTAATATTGATTGAAGTTTTAATATACAAAGTTTATACAtctgaaattaaaatatgaaggGTCTGATTGAATGTGACTTCTTTTTTAGGAAtttaatgatttatttatttatatttttaatcatttatttgtttttttttataatttagattACGTGTATATAGTATTAGGGATAGTCTGgttatataaaaatatccaattattattattattaagatttTCACATTGTGCTATAtccttttatctttttttttttttatatattaaaagaaattataaaggCTCGATAAGGTATGAATGTGGTGTATAATTAAGTGAGAACTGATCAGCAATCCAACAAATATGTATTATATAGATCTCATTTATGACACACTACCCACGGGAAATAACTTAAAACACAAAATTACACTAACAAGTAAGAGCCTCGCTAAAGCGGAGAGGAGACCCCTTCCCAACCGCGGTGCGCAGCtgagattttattattattcctaTATTACTATCATATCTCCACGCCCAAAGTCTTCTATTCATCTCACTTCACGCTGCAAATTTAACAAAATTGCTATTAGAACTGCATGGGtttattcaatatatatatatatatatatattatgggaTAATAAATACTTACGTGGCGCAGTTTGTGGACAAGCTGATCTTGTAAGGAATGCTAACTCCACATTTACTAGGGAGACTCTCTGCTGTGCTAGGGTTGAGCCCAGAAACGCCTCGGGCAGCTGATTTCAAACAATTACAAGCTGTTTGACGGTCAGGGGTGGTTTTAGCAGCGTTGTTGATGGCCTTCACTCCATTGCAGCATGCTGCTGGAGGGGCTTGCGCACCTTGACCCTTGAGATAATTAATGCATGGGGCGAGGGAGCTTGCCACTTGACCACATGTTATGGCTTGTGTAGCCATTGGAGCTGCCACTAACATGCACACAACAAGAACGCTAACCATCTTAAGAGCAGCCATGGGGGTGATTCTAATCAAATGATATTTCTGTTTGTTGAAATGTGTTTAAGGTTTTAGAATGGGTTAGTGTGAAGATTGCTGGATAGGTGTTTATATAGAGTGATTGGAGAGTGTGAACACGATGAGGTTTGGCAGAGATTGATTGTTGCATACTTGGGTGGATGTTGAGCTTAATTTAATGCTCGGTAGTTATAGACTTAGCACCTTCCAATTCAAAACCCCTGTAGGCTTACTTGTCATTTTTAGTATATATTGCCCTACAAAGGGCTAGTTTTGAGGTAGGCAAGCAGTATGGATGTGAGCTCAACTTCCAATTCGCCTAACTTCTTAACCCAATTATTTATTAGGTATTGttttattgaaataatttacttttttcgaagtttatttttagaaaaccaATTAGTTCTTAGcttctataattaaaaaaaaattaatttttcaaaaacttAAAGAAAATTGCTAACAAATCAATCAAATAAGACActgattattatttaattaattttgatgggagtatttttttaatatattcaattttatttttaaatattaattaattataaatttaaaaatattaaagactgtcacttaaattttttttattttagtgaataaataattatttatttattttttaatattattttatatcttttctcttttattcgGATAATTATTGAATTAGAATAATTatgtacaataaaaaaattaattaaaataaaaaataattttaaataattgaagTAATTTATTACgcttatgaaaaaatttaaacaaataaaaacgAGCTCGCAATATTTTCTATGAAACGTTTGatcaatttatttatacttttattttatttttataatttttttttaaatccaatTTATAATTGGATAATCAGTCGTATATAttaggatttgagggaaaaattTTACCACGCtcaattaattatgattttaaaatatagagaaattaatttcattataaaattttttataatatttatttatatatatttggatactataataaattttgaatttaaataaattattttaaattttggtgtttgatattttttataaaaaatgttctctataaaaataactttttaataaaagatttttttcacatttaattttaatttaaaaaataaaaaaattaataaattttgatacAGCAGTATTATTAAGATTtgtaaaatacaaaaaaaattattttttaaaatcacttaagtttttttattaattaatttttccttaacaatatggaaaaagaaggcttacaatttaattttttctgaatTAAAACCGTCAGTTACAACGTTAATTGAACTTGGAAACTGGATTTCAATTCAAGTAGGCTGTGAACTGAAATGCCACGTGGCGAAAAAGACAACTAGGTTAATTCGTACAAACGGATACATGTCCCAGTCATACATAACCACGTGAGCCAGACGTAAACGTGTCAACTGGCAATGAAAACAGCTTCACGCCTTGTTCATAATTGCAGGAGGATGAAAGTTCTATGGTGTTGGGGACGtagaaattataattaaagtagAAGCCAGTAAAAGTCTGACACGGCAGCTCACCAGAATGTACAAAAACACAACAAAGACCACGTTAACGAGTGACTGTAATAAATACAGATATACTTACTTGCCAACTACTCCCTACTGAGCAATTAAAGGGCGGGGAGCAATGGCTGGCCTACCCCTGTTCCTGCTAACGTCCACGTGTCggcttcaaatttcaaatcctccGTTAATAATTGCTTTCTGAATTCTGATCGATGTCGTTTTTCCGCTGGCCTTTAATTGtaatcatataaaaaaaataataaataaaaagtaataagaagaaaaatggatttttttttttttgtggggaTTCGTGGTTCATGCCTCATGGTCCGTTGAACTTGAAGGAAAAAGAAATGTAGTACTGGTGCTGTGCTGACTTTTTCGCCGGTATGGGTCCGCCTAAtatgaatatgtaaaattaaaaaaaatatatcaaatggttttttttaatattcaataataaattttaaaaataggtaTTCTGAAAAATACTTGAGATTGAAAGTGTCTTTTTATTGATTATAGATTGGTGGTCTCTACaaaattcatttcttttattaaaattcattttagtttAAGTTCTGAATTCAGCACTTAATACTAAATTCTTTAGTGAGTTCTAAGCTAATACtgaattttttaaactttaatctCTAAGatgaatataataattaataattaatataataaatacgttttaattaaaaaatgtttCACGATCATTTAATAAAGTAACTTTCcattcaattataaaaaaaaaaaagaaaaagggatagGTGACCGGTCACCGATGGATTTGAAAGTAGAGTAACGTTTGATACGTGTCCTGAGAGAGGAGAGTTGGGCGGTGGCGATTGATGGATGAGTCTCCATCAGCAATTTATTGCATGGGACGGCGAGAATAGGTGCTTTGAAAATAAGGCACACACTCCTCACACTGCCACTGGGAACTCAGAGTTCCCAGGACACTTATTGCGCTTCTTCGTGAATGAATAGTTTCCTACTTTTTCtgcaattaaattgaattgcagGCCCCACCATGCCTACTGTATTCACCACATCTTTACTTTCATTCATGAATTACTatgaattcaaattaattatttatttagttcaattttttaaccattttattatatataataattaattctattttgatattaattaaataattaaaattataaaaattaaataataataaaatttttagaaattaaacggtatcaatatttaaatgtaaaataaataaattaatattgtttttgacagaaaaaaaatataaactataAGTTTACAAATACAACAATCTTCTTATTTGATTTTACAAAGTTAAGTATGATAGTGGTGAattgtatttaatatttattgcaAAAGTCACAATTACTTAACaaatatgattaattaaaacttcatttatttgtaaaaaattatttatatttaaaaaatattttctatgaagaatatagaaaatattttcaaataaaataatttatttaaatttaattttaaaaataaaattatatagagaaatttaatgatatttttaaaatatagaaaataacttttttttagaaaaagttattttttaaattaatttaattttttgaaaaatatttttcatttatttatttttctgaatGATTTAAACaacaataaaatgtaaaaatatattttatataaaataaatgtaacctaaatttaaaatacaatcgAAACCTAAAATGAGAAAATCACATTGTTGGATTTCAATCCAAAAACGTTAAATTAGAGCACACCTTTTTCAGGCCataccataaaaaaaaaaccctaaatcGGTGTAGCTTACATCAGACAACCAAAGTTGCAGTAAAACGACatcatttttaaattgatttttccaTACTTTGTTTATGGAAAGTTGAGCAGAAGTAGGTTAACAATAACTGTTGGGGGAGAAAATTGCGTAGAATAACACATCCCTGTGTCTTCCCTTTCACCTAGAATCACTGCTCCTTTGAATTCCTCCATTATCAATACAATACGACATGATGGGCACAGTCGCAGCGTTTGGatctaaaacttttaaaaaatgcacaaagaaaaatttttaaaaacactGGACCAAAATGGCATCCCATTCCCATGCATTAAATGGAGTCCAACAACCAACCAAACATTTCACACTCCAATTTTTCTATATAAACACCAACCCCTGCACCCTCATACTCacactcaaaaccttcaaatcacTCTTACATACAAGAAATAGTGGTATCTCTACAGTCTTAGCCATGGCCGCTCTTAAGATGGTTAGCGTTCTTGTTCTGTGCATGTTAGTGGCAGCTCCAATGGCTACACAAGCCATAACATGTGGTCAAGTGGCAAGCTCCCTCGCCCCATGCATTAATTATCTCAAGGGTCAAGGTGCGCAAGCCCCTCCAGCAGCATGCTGCAATGGAGTGAAGGCCATCAACAACGCTGCTAAAACCACCCCTGACCGTCAAACAGCTTGTAATTGTTTGAAATCAGCTGCCCGAGGCGTTTCTGGGCTCAACCCTAGCACAGCAGAAAATCTCCCTAGTAAATGTGGAGTTAGCATTCCTTACAAGATCAGCTTGTCCACAAACTGCGCCACGTAAGTTgctatgtttatatattatatattttagttgatTTATAGTTAGAAAAGGTAAGTCGTAACAGAAACCTGATATGTGGTTGTATTGCAGCGTGAAGTGAGGAGGACAGACAGAGCAACAATTGTGTAGGCCGAAACAGGATAGTTTGAGAAGAAGAATAATAAGGGCTTAGCAGTGAGCAGTCCAGTTGGGTCTCCTTCTTGTCCTTAGTTAGTGGCGTCGTCTTTGTTTTATCCATCTTTTTATGTTACTGAGTCCTTTTGAGTCCTCTGTGAGTCTACTTTGGTATATTTATGAGATTAATATATCCGCTGCTTTTTAGTTGAATCATTGCCCTATTATTGATTTTgttttaagaaaagaaaaatggcaAAATCTGAAAGAGAATGGAAAGCAATTGAACTAGAGATCCTCCATAAAAGAATTGGATAGGTCTAGATCCTTcttaaaaacccaagaaaaaaAGGAAGTAATTATGTGATAagaagttatttttatttatttatttttttctttggtGGAGGTAGCT includes:
- the LOC110620851 gene encoding non-specific lipid-transfer protein 1, with product MAALKMVSVLVVCMLVAAPMATQAITCGQVASSLAPCINYLKGQGAQAPPAACCNGVKAINNAAKTTPDRQTACNCLKSAARGVSGLNPSTAESLPSKCGVSIPYKISLSTNCATVK
- the LOC110620848 gene encoding non-specific lipid-transfer protein 1, whose protein sequence is MAALKMVSVLVLCMLVAAPMATQAITCGQVASSLAPCINYLKGQGAQAPPAACCNGVKAINNAAKTTPDRQTACNCLKSAARGVSGLNPSTAENLPSKCGVSIPYKISLSTNCATVK
- the LOC110620849 gene encoding non-specific lipid-transfer protein P5 yields the protein MANSRVLKYLAWLVLVSLVVGAPKVSRAAVTCEQVVTNLYPCINYVLRGGQVPGQCCTGIKNLFSAAQNTPDRRTVCKCMKSAISSSGVAYNSYNIGLAAGLPAKCHVNVPYKIDPSTNCDTIQ